The following are encoded in a window of Castanea sativa cultivar Marrone di Chiusa Pesio chromosome 5, ASM4071231v1 genomic DNA:
- the LOC142634332 gene encoding B3 domain-containing protein Os07g0563300-like isoform X2: MSSASSSAKVCYNSECKELKSERARKGWKLRNGDFAELCDRCASVYEEGRFCETFHLSSTGWRCCETCGKQVHCGCIVSSHAFTLLDPGGIECMTCVRKNLPWTSNPAWPPPLCFHPPLQERLKDLSVKNWNQLAGSGPVPWRQAPSLFNSSIPASEQSRFPYDYDISGGINKLNANDRLSASPLEKKKIEDLSERLMNGNLKLGAREILDNGNAGIKSEENHSSCLSQQSSSLKEDPSTPQFGLTAPHASPNETNAQIGVRNGRPRVDARGRSLLLPRYWPRFTDQELQQISGDSNSVITPLFEKMLSHSDAGRIGRLVLPKKCAEAYFPPISQPEGLPLKVQDAKGKEWIFQFRFWPNNNSRMYVLEGVTPCIQSMQLQAGDIVTFSRLEPEGKLVMGFRKASNAPPSDQDHDSNKTMNGVSTHGDAELADPSSWSKVDKSGYIAKEVLGAKSSISRKKKNSTLRAKSKRVRIENEDLIQLKITWEEAQVLLRPSPNHLPSVVVIEGFEFEEYEDAPILGKPTIFAANNLGEKIQWVQCEDCFKWRKLPANALLPSKWTCTENSWDPERSVCSAAQELTAEQLEDLLPHCNLGASRKMKATKRDPDNVEALEGLDTLANLAILGEGETLPASSQATTKHPRHRPGCSCIVCIQPPSGKGPKHKQSCTCNVCQTVKRRFRTLMMRREKKQSEKEAETIRKKQHQQQPRQLPVPEKLQDDDSLLYNNTGNSSPKQIREINEVSDDEPNKMKSSSSPFKGQIDLNIQPEREEELSPGSDSGSMMKLLQDATERYLKQQRLSSSGGNSSANQSHPSGDVAGGEKLTNIINLGSNHSVADEDHPVTLSIKASASTPTAG, from the exons ATGTCGTCGGCTTCGTCGTCGGCCAAGGTGTGTTACAATTCGGAGTGCAAGGAATTGAAATCGGAGCGAGCTAGGAAGGGCTGGAAGCTCCGAAATGGCGACTTCGCCGAGCTCTGTGATCGATGCGC TTCTGTTTATGAGGAAGGAAGATTCTGTGAGACTTTCCACTTGAGTTCTACTGGTTGGAGGTGTTGTGAGACTTGTGGGAAG CAAGTTCATTGTGGATGTATTGTTTCAAGTCATGCATTTACATTGTTGGATCCTGGAGGCATTGAATGCATGACGTGTGTAAGGAAAAATCTCCCTTGG ACATCAAATCCAGCATGGCCACCACCTCTATGTTTTCATCCACCTTTACAAGAGAGACTCAAAGACCTATCTGTCAAAAATTGGAATCAGTTGGCTGGATCAGGTCCTGTACCATGGCGGCAGGCTCCGAGTTTGTTTAATTCTTCTATACCTGCATCAGAACAGTCAAGATTTCCCTATGATTATGACATATCAGGTGGCATTAACAAACTTAATGCCAATGATAGATTATCTGCCTCTCccttagaaaaaaagaaaattgaggatCTTTCTGAAAGATTAATGAATGGAAACTTGAAACTTGGTGCACGGGAAATACTCGACAATGGGAATGCAG GCATTAAGTCTGAAGAAAACCACAGTTCATGTTTATCTCAACAGTCTTCCTCCTTAAAGGAGGATCCATCTACCCCACAATTTGGTTTGACTGCACCTCATGCATCTCCAAATGAAACAAATGCCCAAATCGGG GTCCGCAATGGAAGGCCTCGAGTGGATGCACGAGGAAGAAGTCTATTACTTCCTCGGTACTGGCCCAGGTTTACTGATCAAGAGCTACAGCAAATATCTGGAGA TTCAAATTCTGTGATCACTCCtttatttgagaaaatgttaAGTCATAGTGATGCTGGGCGGATTGGGCGTTTAGTGCTTCCAAAAAAGTGTGCAGAG GCCTACTTTCCACCAATTTCTCAGCCTGAAGGACTACCTCTTAAAGTCCAGGATGCAAAAGGCAAGGAGTGGATATTTCAGTTTCGCTTCTGGCCCAATAATAATAGCAGAATGTATGTTTTGGAGGGTGTTACCCCTTGCATACAGTCCATGCAATTGCAAGCAGGAGATATAG tAACATTTAGTCGATTAGAGCCAGAAGGAAAATTGGTTATGGGATTCAGAAAGGCTTCAAATGCTCCGCCATCTGATCAG GACCATGACTCTAATAAGACTATGAATGGAGTTTCTACCCATGGAGAT GCTGAATTGGCCGATCCTAGTTCATGGTCAAAAGTTGATAAGTCAGGATACATAGCAAAAGAAGTACTCGGAGCTAAATCATCAATCTCTAGGAAGAAAAAGAACAGCACCTTGCGTGCAAAGAGCAAGCGTGTAAGAATTGAAAATGAGGACCTGATACAACTGAAGATAACATGGGAAGAAGCTCAAGTATTACTCCGCCCCTCTCCTAACCATCTTCCTAGTGTAGTGGTGATTGAAGGCTTTGAGTTTGAGGAGTATGAG GATGCACCAATACTTGGAAAGCCAACCATTTTTGCTGCCAACAATTTGGG TGAAAAGATTCAGTGGGTTCAATGTGAAGACTGTTTTAAGTGGCGCAAATTGCCAGCCAATGCACTTCTTCCATCAAAGTGGACCTGTACTGAAAATTCATGGGACCCAGAAAG ATCTGTGTGTTCCGCAGCTCAAGAATTGACAGCAGAGCAGCTTGAAGATTTGCTGCCTCACTGCAATTTAG GTGCTTCCAGGAAAATGAAGGCTACTAAACGGGACCCAGATAATGTTGAAGCTTTGGAGGGGCTTGACACTCTTGCGAACCTAGCTATCTTGGGAGAGGGTGAGACACTCCCAGCATCATCCCAAGCAACAACAAAACACCCCCGACATAGACCTGGCTGCTCGTGTATTGTGTGCATTCAGCCCCCTAGTGGGAAGGGCCCAAAACACAAGCAGTCTTGCACCTGTAATGTCTGCCAGACAGTGAAGCGCCGTTTCCGCACCCTAATGATGCGGCGTGAGAAGAAACAATCAGAGAAAGAAGCTGAAACAATACGCAAAAAGCAACACCAGCAGCAGCCACGGCAGCTGCCAGTGCCTGAGAAATTGCAGGATGATGATTCCCTGCTATATAATAATACAGGAAATAGTAGTCCGAAGCAGATCAGAGAGATCAACGAGGTTTCTGACGATGAACCTAACAAGATGAAGTCGTCTTCTTCTCCTTTTAAAGGTCAAATTGATCTGAATATTCAACCGGAGCGGGAGGAAGAGCTATCGCCTGGTTCTGATTCTGGCAGCATGATGAAGTTGCTACAAGATGCTACTGAGAGGTATCTCAAACAGCAGAGATTATCAAGCTCTGGGGGAAATTCATCAGCCAATCAGTCACATCCAAGTGGAGATGTAGCAGGGGGAGAAAAGCTCACCAATATTATCAACCTTGGAAGCAATCATTCTGTTGCTGATGAAGACCATCCTGTAACTCTATCAATAAAAGCATCAGCTTCCACTCCGACCGCCGGATAG
- the LOC142634332 gene encoding B3 domain-containing protein Os07g0563300-like isoform X3 produces MATSPSSVIDAQCVELKLARKVCRLRNGEYVEFCDRCASVYEEGRFCETFHLSSTGWRCCETCGKQVHCGCIVSSHAFTLLDPGGIECMTCVRKNLPWTSNPAWPPPLCFHPPLQERLKDLSVKNWNQLAGSGPVPWRQAPSLFNSSIPASEQSRFPYDYDISGGINKLNANDRLSASPLEKKKIEDLSERLMNGNLKLGAREILDNGNAGIKSEENHSSCLSQQSSSLKEDPSTPQFGLTAPHASPNETNAQIGVRNGRPRVDARGRSLLLPRYWPRFTDQELQQISGDSNSVITPLFEKMLSHSDAGRIGRLVLPKKCAEAYFPPISQPEGLPLKVQDAKGKEWIFQFRFWPNNNSRMYVLEGVTPCIQSMQLQAGDIVTFSRLEPEGKLVMGFRKASNAPPSDQDHDSNKTMNGVSTHGDAELADPSSWSKVDKSGYIAKEVLGAKSSISRKKKNSTLRAKSKRVRIENEDLIQLKITWEEAQVLLRPSPNHLPSVVVIEGFEFEEYEDAPILGKPTIFAANNLGEKIQWVQCEDCFKWRKLPANALLPSKWTCTENSWDPERSVCSAAQELTAEQLEDLLPHCNLGASRKMKATKRDPDNVEALEGLDTLANLAILGEGETLPASSQATTKHPRHRPGCSCIVCIQPPSGKGPKHKQSCTCNVCQTVKRRFRTLMMRREKKQSEKEAETIRKKQHQQQPRQLPVPEKLQDDDSLLYNNTGNSSPKQIREINEVSDDEPNKMKSSSSPFKGQIDLNIQPEREEELSPGSDSGSMMKLLQDATERYLKQQRLSSSGGNSSANQSHPSGDVAGGEKLTNIINLGSNHSVADEDHPVTLSIKASASTPTAG; encoded by the exons ATGGCGACTTCGCCGAGCTCTGTGATCGATGCGC AGTGCGTGGAATTGAAACTGGCCAGGAAGGTCTGCAGGCTCCGAAATGGCGAGTACGTTGAGTTCTGTGATCGATGCGC TTCTGTTTATGAGGAAGGAAGATTCTGTGAGACTTTCCACTTGAGTTCTACTGGTTGGAGGTGTTGTGAGACTTGTGGGAAG CAAGTTCATTGTGGATGTATTGTTTCAAGTCATGCATTTACATTGTTGGATCCTGGAGGCATTGAATGCATGACGTGTGTAAGGAAAAATCTCCCTTGG ACATCAAATCCAGCATGGCCACCACCTCTATGTTTTCATCCACCTTTACAAGAGAGACTCAAAGACCTATCTGTCAAAAATTGGAATCAGTTGGCTGGATCAGGTCCTGTACCATGGCGGCAGGCTCCGAGTTTGTTTAATTCTTCTATACCTGCATCAGAACAGTCAAGATTTCCCTATGATTATGACATATCAGGTGGCATTAACAAACTTAATGCCAATGATAGATTATCTGCCTCTCccttagaaaaaaagaaaattgaggatCTTTCTGAAAGATTAATGAATGGAAACTTGAAACTTGGTGCACGGGAAATACTCGACAATGGGAATGCAG GCATTAAGTCTGAAGAAAACCACAGTTCATGTTTATCTCAACAGTCTTCCTCCTTAAAGGAGGATCCATCTACCCCACAATTTGGTTTGACTGCACCTCATGCATCTCCAAATGAAACAAATGCCCAAATCGGG GTCCGCAATGGAAGGCCTCGAGTGGATGCACGAGGAAGAAGTCTATTACTTCCTCGGTACTGGCCCAGGTTTACTGATCAAGAGCTACAGCAAATATCTGGAGA TTCAAATTCTGTGATCACTCCtttatttgagaaaatgttaAGTCATAGTGATGCTGGGCGGATTGGGCGTTTAGTGCTTCCAAAAAAGTGTGCAGAG GCCTACTTTCCACCAATTTCTCAGCCTGAAGGACTACCTCTTAAAGTCCAGGATGCAAAAGGCAAGGAGTGGATATTTCAGTTTCGCTTCTGGCCCAATAATAATAGCAGAATGTATGTTTTGGAGGGTGTTACCCCTTGCATACAGTCCATGCAATTGCAAGCAGGAGATATAG tAACATTTAGTCGATTAGAGCCAGAAGGAAAATTGGTTATGGGATTCAGAAAGGCTTCAAATGCTCCGCCATCTGATCAG GACCATGACTCTAATAAGACTATGAATGGAGTTTCTACCCATGGAGAT GCTGAATTGGCCGATCCTAGTTCATGGTCAAAAGTTGATAAGTCAGGATACATAGCAAAAGAAGTACTCGGAGCTAAATCATCAATCTCTAGGAAGAAAAAGAACAGCACCTTGCGTGCAAAGAGCAAGCGTGTAAGAATTGAAAATGAGGACCTGATACAACTGAAGATAACATGGGAAGAAGCTCAAGTATTACTCCGCCCCTCTCCTAACCATCTTCCTAGTGTAGTGGTGATTGAAGGCTTTGAGTTTGAGGAGTATGAG GATGCACCAATACTTGGAAAGCCAACCATTTTTGCTGCCAACAATTTGGG TGAAAAGATTCAGTGGGTTCAATGTGAAGACTGTTTTAAGTGGCGCAAATTGCCAGCCAATGCACTTCTTCCATCAAAGTGGACCTGTACTGAAAATTCATGGGACCCAGAAAG ATCTGTGTGTTCCGCAGCTCAAGAATTGACAGCAGAGCAGCTTGAAGATTTGCTGCCTCACTGCAATTTAG GTGCTTCCAGGAAAATGAAGGCTACTAAACGGGACCCAGATAATGTTGAAGCTTTGGAGGGGCTTGACACTCTTGCGAACCTAGCTATCTTGGGAGAGGGTGAGACACTCCCAGCATCATCCCAAGCAACAACAAAACACCCCCGACATAGACCTGGCTGCTCGTGTATTGTGTGCATTCAGCCCCCTAGTGGGAAGGGCCCAAAACACAAGCAGTCTTGCACCTGTAATGTCTGCCAGACAGTGAAGCGCCGTTTCCGCACCCTAATGATGCGGCGTGAGAAGAAACAATCAGAGAAAGAAGCTGAAACAATACGCAAAAAGCAACACCAGCAGCAGCCACGGCAGCTGCCAGTGCCTGAGAAATTGCAGGATGATGATTCCCTGCTATATAATAATACAGGAAATAGTAGTCCGAAGCAGATCAGAGAGATCAACGAGGTTTCTGACGATGAACCTAACAAGATGAAGTCGTCTTCTTCTCCTTTTAAAGGTCAAATTGATCTGAATATTCAACCGGAGCGGGAGGAAGAGCTATCGCCTGGTTCTGATTCTGGCAGCATGATGAAGTTGCTACAAGATGCTACTGAGAGGTATCTCAAACAGCAGAGATTATCAAGCTCTGGGGGAAATTCATCAGCCAATCAGTCACATCCAAGTGGAGATGTAGCAGGGGGAGAAAAGCTCACCAATATTATCAACCTTGGAAGCAATCATTCTGTTGCTGATGAAGACCATCCTGTAACTCTATCAATAAAAGCATCAGCTTCCACTCCGACCGCCGGATAG
- the LOC142634332 gene encoding B3 domain-containing protein Os07g0563300-like isoform X1: MRFSMSPASSSTKVCYNSECVELKLARKVCRLRNGEYVEFCDRCASVYEEGRFCETFHLSSTGWRCCETCGKQVHCGCIVSSHAFTLLDPGGIECMTCVRKNLPWTSNPAWPPPLCFHPPLQERLKDLSVKNWNQLAGSGPVPWRQAPSLFNSSIPASEQSRFPYDYDISGGINKLNANDRLSASPLEKKKIEDLSERLMNGNLKLGAREILDNGNAGIKSEENHSSCLSQQSSSLKEDPSTPQFGLTAPHASPNETNAQIGVRNGRPRVDARGRSLLLPRYWPRFTDQELQQISGDSNSVITPLFEKMLSHSDAGRIGRLVLPKKCAEAYFPPISQPEGLPLKVQDAKGKEWIFQFRFWPNNNSRMYVLEGVTPCIQSMQLQAGDIVTFSRLEPEGKLVMGFRKASNAPPSDQDHDSNKTMNGVSTHGDAELADPSSWSKVDKSGYIAKEVLGAKSSISRKKKNSTLRAKSKRVRIENEDLIQLKITWEEAQVLLRPSPNHLPSVVVIEGFEFEEYEDAPILGKPTIFAANNLGEKIQWVQCEDCFKWRKLPANALLPSKWTCTENSWDPERSVCSAAQELTAEQLEDLLPHCNLGASRKMKATKRDPDNVEALEGLDTLANLAILGEGETLPASSQATTKHPRHRPGCSCIVCIQPPSGKGPKHKQSCTCNVCQTVKRRFRTLMMRREKKQSEKEAETIRKKQHQQQPRQLPVPEKLQDDDSLLYNNTGNSSPKQIREINEVSDDEPNKMKSSSSPFKGQIDLNIQPEREEELSPGSDSGSMMKLLQDATERYLKQQRLSSSGGNSSANQSHPSGDVAGGEKLTNIINLGSNHSVADEDHPVTLSIKASASTPTAG; the protein is encoded by the exons ATGCGC TTTTCGATGTCGCCAGCTTCGTCATCAACCAAGGTGTGTTACAATTCAGAGTGCGTGGAATTGAAACTGGCCAGGAAGGTCTGCAGGCTCCGAAATGGCGAGTACGTTGAGTTCTGTGATCGATGCGC TTCTGTTTATGAGGAAGGAAGATTCTGTGAGACTTTCCACTTGAGTTCTACTGGTTGGAGGTGTTGTGAGACTTGTGGGAAG CAAGTTCATTGTGGATGTATTGTTTCAAGTCATGCATTTACATTGTTGGATCCTGGAGGCATTGAATGCATGACGTGTGTAAGGAAAAATCTCCCTTGG ACATCAAATCCAGCATGGCCACCACCTCTATGTTTTCATCCACCTTTACAAGAGAGACTCAAAGACCTATCTGTCAAAAATTGGAATCAGTTGGCTGGATCAGGTCCTGTACCATGGCGGCAGGCTCCGAGTTTGTTTAATTCTTCTATACCTGCATCAGAACAGTCAAGATTTCCCTATGATTATGACATATCAGGTGGCATTAACAAACTTAATGCCAATGATAGATTATCTGCCTCTCccttagaaaaaaagaaaattgaggatCTTTCTGAAAGATTAATGAATGGAAACTTGAAACTTGGTGCACGGGAAATACTCGACAATGGGAATGCAG GCATTAAGTCTGAAGAAAACCACAGTTCATGTTTATCTCAACAGTCTTCCTCCTTAAAGGAGGATCCATCTACCCCACAATTTGGTTTGACTGCACCTCATGCATCTCCAAATGAAACAAATGCCCAAATCGGG GTCCGCAATGGAAGGCCTCGAGTGGATGCACGAGGAAGAAGTCTATTACTTCCTCGGTACTGGCCCAGGTTTACTGATCAAGAGCTACAGCAAATATCTGGAGA TTCAAATTCTGTGATCACTCCtttatttgagaaaatgttaAGTCATAGTGATGCTGGGCGGATTGGGCGTTTAGTGCTTCCAAAAAAGTGTGCAGAG GCCTACTTTCCACCAATTTCTCAGCCTGAAGGACTACCTCTTAAAGTCCAGGATGCAAAAGGCAAGGAGTGGATATTTCAGTTTCGCTTCTGGCCCAATAATAATAGCAGAATGTATGTTTTGGAGGGTGTTACCCCTTGCATACAGTCCATGCAATTGCAAGCAGGAGATATAG tAACATTTAGTCGATTAGAGCCAGAAGGAAAATTGGTTATGGGATTCAGAAAGGCTTCAAATGCTCCGCCATCTGATCAG GACCATGACTCTAATAAGACTATGAATGGAGTTTCTACCCATGGAGAT GCTGAATTGGCCGATCCTAGTTCATGGTCAAAAGTTGATAAGTCAGGATACATAGCAAAAGAAGTACTCGGAGCTAAATCATCAATCTCTAGGAAGAAAAAGAACAGCACCTTGCGTGCAAAGAGCAAGCGTGTAAGAATTGAAAATGAGGACCTGATACAACTGAAGATAACATGGGAAGAAGCTCAAGTATTACTCCGCCCCTCTCCTAACCATCTTCCTAGTGTAGTGGTGATTGAAGGCTTTGAGTTTGAGGAGTATGAG GATGCACCAATACTTGGAAAGCCAACCATTTTTGCTGCCAACAATTTGGG TGAAAAGATTCAGTGGGTTCAATGTGAAGACTGTTTTAAGTGGCGCAAATTGCCAGCCAATGCACTTCTTCCATCAAAGTGGACCTGTACTGAAAATTCATGGGACCCAGAAAG ATCTGTGTGTTCCGCAGCTCAAGAATTGACAGCAGAGCAGCTTGAAGATTTGCTGCCTCACTGCAATTTAG GTGCTTCCAGGAAAATGAAGGCTACTAAACGGGACCCAGATAATGTTGAAGCTTTGGAGGGGCTTGACACTCTTGCGAACCTAGCTATCTTGGGAGAGGGTGAGACACTCCCAGCATCATCCCAAGCAACAACAAAACACCCCCGACATAGACCTGGCTGCTCGTGTATTGTGTGCATTCAGCCCCCTAGTGGGAAGGGCCCAAAACACAAGCAGTCTTGCACCTGTAATGTCTGCCAGACAGTGAAGCGCCGTTTCCGCACCCTAATGATGCGGCGTGAGAAGAAACAATCAGAGAAAGAAGCTGAAACAATACGCAAAAAGCAACACCAGCAGCAGCCACGGCAGCTGCCAGTGCCTGAGAAATTGCAGGATGATGATTCCCTGCTATATAATAATACAGGAAATAGTAGTCCGAAGCAGATCAGAGAGATCAACGAGGTTTCTGACGATGAACCTAACAAGATGAAGTCGTCTTCTTCTCCTTTTAAAGGTCAAATTGATCTGAATATTCAACCGGAGCGGGAGGAAGAGCTATCGCCTGGTTCTGATTCTGGCAGCATGATGAAGTTGCTACAAGATGCTACTGAGAGGTATCTCAAACAGCAGAGATTATCAAGCTCTGGGGGAAATTCATCAGCCAATCAGTCACATCCAAGTGGAGATGTAGCAGGGGGAGAAAAGCTCACCAATATTATCAACCTTGGAAGCAATCATTCTGTTGCTGATGAAGACCATCCTGTAACTCTATCAATAAAAGCATCAGCTTCCACTCCGACCGCCGGATAG
- the LOC142636321 gene encoding vacuolar protein sorting-associated protein 28 homolog 2-like, translating to MEVKLWNDKREREMYDNFAELYAIIKATEKLEKAYVRDIISPSEYETECQKLIAHFKTLASALKDTVPSIERFADTYKMDCPAAINRLVISGVPATVEHRAAAATMADPKIVAECTTNFITAMDVLKLNMVAVDQVHPVLSELSASLNKFAVLPPDFEGKTKMREWLSRLSKMSAADELTEQQARQLLFDLDSSFNSFMAALPNSGT from the coding sequence ATGGAGGTTAAGCTATGGAATGACAAGCGTGAGAGAGAAATGTATGATAACTTTGCCGAGCTTTATGCAATAATTAAGGCCACTGAGAAGCTTGAAAAGGCTTATGTTCGTGATATAATATCCCCATCTGAATATGAAACAGAATGCCAAAAACTCATTGCCCATTTTAAGACCTTAGCTTCTGCACTCAAAGATACGGTCCCAAGCATTGAGAGGTTTGCAGATACTTATAAAATGGATTGCCCAGCAGCTATAAACCGCCTGGTGATCTCTGGGGTGCCTGCCACAGTGGAGCACCGTGCTGCTGCGGCCACCATGGCAGACCCTAAAATTGTGGCAGAATGTACCACAAATTTCATTACTGCAATGGACGTGTTGAAGTTGAATATGGTGGCAGTTGATCAGGTGCACCCTGTGCTCTCAGAACTCTCGGCTTCGCTTAATAAGTTTGCTGTTCTTCCACCAGATTTTGAGGGGAAAACGAAGATGAGGGAGTGGCTTTCTAGGTTGTCGAAGATGAGTGCAGCAGATGAGTTGACAGAGCAGCAGGCTAGGCAGCTCCTTTTCGATCTGGATTCATCATTCAATTCATTTATGGCAGCTTTGCCTAATTCTGGTACTTGA